Genomic segment of Planktothrix tepida PCC 9214:
CCAAAATCTGCCTAAGAATGACAGAGAGATTCATCACTAAAAAAGTAATAGCAATGGCCGTTTCGGAAGTATGAGCTAGTTTATTCATAATCCGATTCAGGCTAAATCTTCTTTTCCCTTGCCCAAATTT
This window contains:
- a CDS encoding transposase; the protein is KFGQGKRRFSLNRIMNKLAHTSETAIAITFLVMNLSVILRQILGSIFLCNYFFRVIDYDNLSVNSLLQKKLIYPSNFIR